The stretch of DNA GGGCGCCATCAAGGGCGCCGCGCAGTGCCTGGACCCCATGCGGCTGCCGGGCGAGGACGGCGAGTTCCTGGAGGTCATCGTCGAGGAGGTCAACCGCCTCAACGGCGTGGTGACGGCGTTCCTCGACTATGCGCGGCCCATGAAGCAGAGCTTCGGCCCCACGGACCTCAACGAGGTCGTGACGCGGACGATGCGCCTCATCCAGAACGACGTCCCGGCCCACGTCGCGCTGGCGGTGGAGCTGGACCTGCAGCTGCCCCGGGTGGACGGCGACGCGGAGCAGCTCAAGCAGGTGCTCATCAACCTGGTGCAGAACGCGGTGCAGGCGCTCGACACGCGCGAGGGGCGCATCACCGTGCGCACGGAGCGACCGGAGCGCTTCGGCGAGTTCCGCAACGCGGGCGGCGAGCTGCTGGAGGTGCGCATCTCCGACACCGGCCCGGGCATCCCGCTGGACCAACAGACCCACATCTTCGTGCCCTTCTTCACCACGAAGCAGAAGGGCACGGGGCTGGGCCTCGCCATCTGCCAGCGCATCGTGAAGAACCACGGCGGCAGCATCTCCGTGCAGAGCAAGGTCAACGAGGGCACGACGTTCATCATCCGCCTGCCCGCCCTCCCCGCGGAGAAGCCCGCGGAGGGGCTGCCCGCTGAAGGCACGCCGCCCCCCGCGACGCGCATCTCCCAGTCCCTCCCGGTGCCCGAGGAGCTGCGCGAGCCCCCCAAGCCCCCCACCCCAGAGCCCCGCGCCAAGCGCGAGCGGCGACGCAAGGCGAGCTGAAGCCCCCGCGTCGCGCGACGACGGCCTACTCCCGCGCGGTCGGCTGCTCCTCCGGCTTGGACTCCTCGGCCTTGATGCCGAAGAGCTTGCGCAGCCGCGTCTCGGTGTCGTCCTCGGGCCGGATGCCAGCCTGCTCCTGGATGGCCTCGAGCTTCTTCTTCTGCCGCTCCTCCTGGATGCCGGCCACGGCCTGGTGGTCGGGGAGGTTGGGACCGAGCTCACGCACGACGGCGGCGCGGATGCGCGCCGCGGCCTGCTCCACCACCTGCGCGTTCTGGAAGACCGACCCCTGCGCCTCCGGCTTCGAGGCGCCCGTGCCGTACGCGGACCACACGTCGCTGCGCAGGGTGAAGGCCTTCATCGAGACGAGCTTGCCGCCACTCGTCCCCACCGCGTCCTCCAGGAGGACGTGGGGCATGATCCACACGTCGGGAGCGATGCCCTTGGAGCGGGCGGCGGCGATGAGGTCCTCGTCCGACGCCCCGAGCCGCGTCGCGCTTGCGGGCAGCCCCCTCACGGGGACGACGCGCAACAAGGGGTCGTTGGAGAGCGCGCGCAGCAGCATCTCGTCGAGCTGCTTCCGGTCGACGGACTTCCCGAGCGCGTCGGCGATGGTCGCCTCGAACACGGCGACCTCGATGGGCGCATCGGCCGAGCGACGGGGCGCGGCGGCGACGGCCTTGGCGTAGGCCTCCTCATCCGCCGCCTCCGCGTCGATACGCGCCTGCTCCTTGGGGTCGGAGCTGCGAACGACCGTCTTGCCGTCCAGGCCCCTCGACGTCGTGGTGAAGGTACCGCCTGCACATCCAACAAGGGACAACGCGACGACGTTCACGACGAGCGCGCGCGGGAACATGGCTTCTCCGATGAAGGGGTTGGGGGTGTGAGTCGCGGACGACCGAAGTCGTCCGGCTCGCTGAGGACGGGGGGCCCCGGAGAAAATTCACGCCACGCCCCATTCCCCGGCGGGCGCCGCCACGCGAGGAGTCGATGGCGCCCCGCGTCGTCGCGTGTGCCTGCGCTAGACTGATGGGTCATGAGCGCGTGCCCCTTCTGTCAGCAGACGATGCGCCCGACCTTCATCGGAGGGTTGCCGCGCGAGGAGTGCGAGGCCTGTGGTGCGATCTGGTTCGAGGGCGACGCCCTGGCGAAGGTGATGGGAGGCTCCGTCTCCGACGCGCTGGTGCGGCGGGCCCGAGGCAGGCCCGGCGTCTGCAAGGGCTGCTCCGTGTCGCTCCAGTACGTCCCCTCCTGCCCGGAATGTGGGGCCACCGCGCCCACGTGTCCGCGCTGCGGCAAGGCCCCCCTTCCCGTCGTCGTGGCCCTGGGCGTCACGGTGGAGGCGTGCCCGGACTGCGCGGGGGTGGCGTTGGATCCAGGCGAGCTGCGGGAGCTCCAACGCGCGGCGGCGAAGTACCGCCACGAACCGCTCGACCCTCGGCCCAGGCTCGCCGAGGTGGAGACGTGGGCGTGCGCCATGTGCCGCCGCAAGCTCGAGCCCCGTTATGGCTTCGTCTGGGAGGAACGGCTCTACTGTGGAAGCTGCGCGCCGTCGGGCGCCGCGCCGTACACCGGGGAGCTGACGCGGGCCATGCCCAGCGAGGAGTCGTCGTTCACGTCGGACTCGGGTGTCTCGGGAGCCCTGGCGGTGGGCGCCGCGGGAGACGCCACTGGCTCCGCGCTCACGTGGCTGTTCTCCCGCATGTTCCGGCGGTAGCGCAGGCGCGCCTCAGCCCAGCGACGCGGACGCCTCCGCCAGCTTCTCCTGCGCGGCCTCCCAGCGGGCATAGAGGTCTTCCAGCGCCTCCTTGCCCTCGCGGTGCGCGTCCATCAACGGCTTGGCGCGCGCGAAGTCGTTGTAGAGGACGGGGTCGGCCAGCTGCGCCTCGCGCTCCTTCTGCTCGCCCTCGACCCTGGCGATCTGCTCCTCCAGCTTCGCGATCTCCTTCTTGATGGGGCCCTCGACGGCGCTGCGCCGCTGGCGGGCCTCGGCCTCCAGCCGCTTGCGCTCCTTCTCCGTCATCGGCCCGGCCAAGGCCTTGTCCGCCCCGCCCTTCGCCGCGCCGCCCGCCGCGGCCTCCGCCTCCAGGCGCTGCTGCTCCTGGTGGTACAGGTAGTCGTCGAGGTTGCCCGGGTGCGGCGTCAGCTTGCCGTCCGCCACTTCCCAGACGTGCGTGGACAGGCTGTTGATGAAGCTGCGGTTGTGGCTGACGAACAGCAGCGTGCCGCCGTAGCCCTTCAGGGCCTCGATGAGCATCTCCGACGAGTCGAGGTCCAGGTGGTTGGTCGGCTCGTCCATCAGCAGGAAGTTGGAGGGCACCAGCAGCAGCTTCGCGAGCGCCACGCGCGCCCGCTCGCCACCGCTGAGCACGCCAATGGGCTTCTCGACGTCGTCGCCGCTGAAGAGGAACGCGCCCAGCACCGCGCGCACGTAGCTCTCCGGCTTGTCCGCCGCGAGCGGCTTCACCTCCTCGAGGATGGTGTTGTGGCGGTCGAGCTTGTCGGCGTGGTGCTGCGCGTAATAGCCCACCACCACGTTGTGCCCGAGCGTCACCGTCCCCGTGTCCGGCGTCAGCTCCCCCGCCACCATCTTCAGCAGGGTCGTCTTGCCCGCGCCGTTGGCGCCCACCACCGCGATGCGCTGCCCGCGCTCGACGCGCCCGGTGAGGCCGTCATAGACGGTCTGCGCGCCGTACCGCTTGGTGAGGTTCTCCAGGGTCACCACGTCGCGACCGCTGCGCTCCACCTCCGGGAAGCGGAACTTCATCGTCGCCCGCTCCTCCAGGACGACGACCTTCTCCAGCTTCTCGATCATCTTGGCGCGGCTCTGCGCCTGGCGCGCCTTGGTGGCCTTGGCGCCGAAGCGGTCGATGAAGCCCTGGAGCTCCGCGCGCCGCGCCTCCACCTTCTCCGCCCGCGCCTGGAGGAGCACCTTCTCCTCCGCGCGCAGGCGCTTGTAGTCGTCGTAGTTGCCGGCGTACTCGCGCACGCCCTCCAGCTCCAGCGACACCACCCGGTTGATCTGCCGGTTGAGGAAGTCGCGGTCGTGGGAGATGAGCACCAGCGCCTTGTTCGAGCGCTTCAGGAAGCCGTCGAACCAGGCGAGCGTGGGCACGTCGAGGTGGTTGGTGGGCTCGTCGAGCAGGAGCAGGTCCGGGTCCTGGAGCAGGAGCCCCGCCAGCGCCGCCCGCATGCGCCAGCCTCCGGACAGGGCGGAGGTGGGCTTGGCCAGGTCCGTGTCCTTGAACCCCAGGCCCTTGAGGATGCGCTCGGCGTGGTGCCGGCCGAAGCGGTTCTCGAAGTCGTCCAGTTCGGCGTGCAGGTCGGCCAGCGACTGGGCCAGCTCGAGCTGGTCCTCCTCGTCCTCGGCCGAGGCCAGGGCCGCCTCCGTCTCCGCCAGCCGGGACTCCAGCGAGTCGCGCCCCGGCACGGTGCTCATCACCGCCTCCACCACCGTCCCCTCCGGCAACCCGGCGATTTCCTGGGGCAGATACCCCCAGCGGGCCCGGCGACGGTAGGTGAGCGTCCCCGAGTCCGGCTGGGTCACCCCGGCCAGGATCTTCATCAGGGTGCTCTTGCCCGTCCCGTTGGCCCCGACCAGGCCCACACGGTCCCTGGGGCCGAGGGTGAAGCTGTCTGCGTCGAAGAGGACCTTCTTCCCGTAGGCGAGGCTGAGGTCCTGGGCGATGACGAGGCTCATGGCGGCCGGGGATGTAACAGCCTCGGGGCCCACGGGGAACGCCCGAGATGACCGCCCGGCCACCGGGGGGCCCAGAGGCCCCTTTCCGGACCCGCCCCGTGCCTGCCTATACTCCGGCCCCACATGGCTGCTCCTTGTCCCCATTGCGGAAGCACCGACGGCGTCGACCACCTCTGCTCAGGCCAGAGCCTCCAGCTCATCGGCCAGGTGCTCGACGGTCGCTACAAGATCGAGAGCGTGCTCGGCCAGGGCGGCATGGGCATGGTCTTCCGTGCCACCCAGACGTCCGTGCAGCGCCCCGTCGCGGTGAAGACGCTGAACCCGTCGCTCGCCGCCGCGCCCCAGTTCTTCGAGCGCTTCCGCCGCGAGGCGGAGATCGCCAGCCGCCTGCGCCACCCGAACGTCATCACCATCTTCGACTTCGGCCGCGCGCCGGATGGCACCTGCTACTACGTGATGGAGCTCCTCCAGGGCGAAAGCCTCAAGGAGGTCGTCAAGCGCGAGGGGCCCATGTCCCTGCGCCGCGCCGTCAGCCTGCTGGAGCAGGCCACGCAGGGCCTGGCGCACGCGCACGCGGAGGGCTGCGTCCACCGAGACCTGAAGCCGCACAACATCATGGTGCAGGACCTGGGCGGGAAGGACTTCGTCAAGGTGCTGGACTTCGGTCTGGTGAAGGCCCTCGAGGCCGAGGAGGAGGAGCAGCTCACTTCCACCGGCCAGGTGCTCGGCACGCCGCAGTACATGCCCCCGGAGCAGGCCGGCGGCGAGGCCGTGGACCAGCGCTCCGACCTGTACTCCATGGCGGGCGTGCTCTACTTCTGCCTCACCGGCAGCTCGCCATTCGGCGCCAACACCGTGCGCAAGGCCCTCACCGCGTCCCTCACGCAGCAGGTGCCCGCCGTCAACACCAAGCGCCAGGGCGCGCCGGTGCCAGCCGCGCTGGACGCCTTCTTCAAGAAGGCCCTGGCCCCGGAGAAGGACGACCGCTTCCAGTCCGCGCAGGAGTTCATCGACGCGATGCTGGACACCGTGGCGGACCTGACGCCCGAGCAGCTCGACGCCATGCCCAGCGGCGGCGCCACCTCCGGCGTCAACGAGCGCGGCAGCGGCAGCCGTCCTGGCAGTCGCGCGGGCCGGCCCGTGGGCAGCGGCAGCGGCGTGCGTCCCCGCGCGGCCACGAGCGCGGGCCGGGGCTCCACGCCCTCGAACATCGTCGTCGCGCGCAGCCAGGCGGGCGCCGCCGTCGGGGGGAGCGGTTCACAGAGTCGCGTGCGGCCACCCGCGCCCCGAGGCGCGACGCCCGCCCCGCCCCCTCCTCCGCCGCCGGAGCCCGAGCCCACGGGCATGTCCACCGGCAAGAAGGTGGCGCTGGTGGCGGTGCCGCTCGTGCTGTTGGGCATCGGCGCGGCGGTGGTGTTCGGCGGTGGCGGTAGCGGCCCCCAGCCCATCCCCCCGCGCGTGGTGGAGGTCGCCCCGGACAAGCCGGCGCAACACCCGGCGGAGCCCTCGACGACGGCCAGCACGGGCAACACGGCGCCGTCGGCGCTGGTGGTGACGTTCAACACGACGCCTCCCGGCGCGGCCATCTTCGAGGGTGACGAGCAGCTGGGCACCACGCCCATCAAGCTCGAGATGCCGCGCGACAAGTCGCACCTGCTGAGCTTCCGGCTCGCGGGCCACAAGAGCGAGGAGCGCACGCTCAACTTCAGCCGCGTCGCCGGGGATACGCAGACGGTGGACGTGACGCTGGAGCCCATCCGCGCCGCGGCGCCGCCCAAGCCCAAGGGCAAACCGGCCCCCAGCGGTCCGGAGATCAACGTCTTCGAGTAGCCCCCAGACGCCGCCCCGGACTCCGAGGGCGGCGTTCGTGTCTCAGCGCAGGTCGGCCAGCGCGGGGAGCCGTTCGCCCGACTTGCCCTGGACGAAGTGCTGGAAGCGATGGGTGTTCTCCGACGGGTCCAGGTTGACGAGCCACGTCTCGCCGCCCGCCCGGGCCACGCGGTCCACCAGCCCCGCCGCCGGGTACACCGCGCCGGACGTCCCGGCCGCCAGGAACACCAGCTTGCCGCGCTTCGCGACGGCCGCCTGGACGAAGTCCTCGATGCGCTCCAGGTCCGCCGGGTCGAGGTACTCGCCGAACCACACGATGTGGGGCCGCAGCATCTCGCCGCACTGGCCGCACAGCGGCAGAGTGCCCCTGGCGTAGACCGTCGTGTCCGAGAAGGGGGCGCGGTCGCAGCTCGTGCAGCGGCTCTTGAAGAGGTTGCCGTGCATCTCCACCACGCGCTGGCTGCCGGCGCGGCCGTGCAGGCCGTCGACGTTCTGCGTGGCGAGCAGGAAGCGGTCGCCCAGGTGGCGCTCCCAGGCGACGAGCGCGTCGTGGCCGGGGTTGGGGGCGACGCTTGCCGCCCCGGCGCGGCGCTCCGAGTAGAAGCGCCACACGAGCAGTGGATCCTTCAAGAACCCCTGGGGCGAGGCCACGTCCTCGACGGGGTGGTCTTCCCAGAGGCCGCCCATGCCCCGGAAGGTGGCGACGCCGCTCTCCGCGGAGACGCCCGCGCCGGTGAGGACGAGCAGCCAGGTTTCAGAATCGAGCGTGAGTCGCTCCATGGGAGCCTCCTGTGCGGCGGGGGAGCCGCGGTGTTAAGTGGGGACACGGTCGCCCCCCGGGCCTGACGCCAGGGGTCGGCGTCCCTGATTCCGAATCCGAGGAAACCCATCATGGCTGAAGTCACGCTGGATCTGCGCGCGCTGCCGAAGGAACAGGCCTATGCCGAGCTCCACCAGCACATCCAGGCGGTGCTCACGGGGATGGACGACCCCATCGCGGGCATGGCCACCATGAGCTGCCTCCTGCACCACGCCTTCGGCCACCTGTGGACGGGCTTCTATCGCGTGGTGACGCCGGGCAAGCTCCTGCGGGTGGGGCCGTACCAGGGCACCCTCGGGTGCCTGGAGATCAAGTTCGGCCGGGGCGTGTGTGGCACCGCCGCCGAGACGGGCCAGACGCGGGTGGTGCCCGACGTGCACGCCTTCCCCGGCCACATCGCCTGCGACGCGCGCTCCGCGTCGGAGATCGTCGTCCCCGTGTTCGGCAAGAACCGCGAGCTGCTGGCCGTGCTGGACATCGACTCGGCGCACAAGGCCGCCTTCGACGAGGTAGACCGGCGCGAGCTGGAAGCGATGGTGGCCTGGTTCCAGCGGTAGCCCACCGGCGCGCAGGGACACGGGCCCCCGTGTCCCTCGGGAGCCGCCCCGCTCAGTCGCCGCGGGCGTAGGCGACCGCGAGCTGCCCGGCGAACCGGGCGTTGTTCGTGAGCAGCGCCAGGTTGGCCTTGAGCGTCTTGCCGCCGGAGCGCTTCGCGAGGTTCGACAGGAGGAAGGGCGTCACGGCCTTGCCCCGCACTCCCTGCTGCTCGGCCTCGGCGAGCGCCGACGCGATGTGCAGCTCCACGTCACCCCGGGGCAGCGCCGTCTCCTCGGGAGGAGGCACGGTGTAGAGCACGCCCCCACCCTGCCCCAGCGTCTCGAAGCGGATGCGCGCGATGCGCGCCGCGGTGGCGATGTCGTCCACGCGGTGCTCCAGCTTCAGCCCGGACTCGCGGCTGTAGAAGGACGGCAGCTCATCGGTGCCCACGCCGATGACGGGCACGCCCGCGGTCTCCAGCAGCTCCATCGTCTTGGGCAGGTCGAGCACGGACTTGGCGCCCGCGCACACCACGGCCACGGGGAAGCGCGCCAGCGCGGAGATGTCCTGGGAGATGTCCCAGTGCTCGGACGCGCCCCGGTGCACCCCGCCGATGCCGCCCGTGGCGAAGACGCGGATGCCGGCCGCCGCCGCCAGCTCGCACGTGGAGCTCACGGTGGTGCCTCCCGACGCGCGCGTGGCCAGCGCCACCGCCAGATCCCGGGAGCCGAGCTTCAGCAGCCGCTCCTTGCCCTCGGCCAGCCGGCGCAGCGCGGCCTCCTCCAGGCCGATGCACACCTCGCCGTCCACGACGGCGATGGCGGCGGGCACGGCACCGGCGCGACGGACGGCCTCCTCGCACGCGCGCGCCGCCGCGAGGTTGTCC from Myxococcus stipitatus encodes:
- a CDS encoding SIR2 family NAD-dependent protein deacylase, giving the protein MERLTLDSETWLLVLTGAGVSAESGVATFRGMGGLWEDHPVEDVASPQGFLKDPLLVWRFYSERRAGAASVAPNPGHDALVAWERHLGDRFLLATQNVDGLHGRAGSQRVVEMHGNLFKSRCTSCDRAPFSDTTVYARGTLPLCGQCGEMLRPHIVWFGEYLDPADLERIEDFVQAAVAKRGKLVFLAAGTSGAVYPAAGLVDRVARAGGETWLVNLDPSENTHRFQHFVQGKSGERLPALADLR
- a CDS encoding GAF domain-containing protein, whose translation is MAEVTLDLRALPKEQAYAELHQHIQAVLTGMDDPIAGMATMSCLLHHAFGHLWTGFYRVVTPGKLLRVGPYQGTLGCLEIKFGRGVCGTAAETGQTRVVPDVHAFPGHIACDARSASEIVVPVFGKNRELLAVLDIDSAHKAAFDEVDRRELEAMVAWFQR
- a CDS encoding zf-TFIIB domain-containing protein → MSACPFCQQTMRPTFIGGLPREECEACGAIWFEGDALAKVMGGSVSDALVRRARGRPGVCKGCSVSLQYVPSCPECGATAPTCPRCGKAPLPVVVALGVTVEACPDCAGVALDPGELRELQRAAAKYRHEPLDPRPRLAEVETWACAMCRRKLEPRYGFVWEERLYCGSCAPSGAAPYTGELTRAMPSEESSFTSDSGVSGALAVGAAGDATGSALTWLFSRMFRR
- a CDS encoding serine/threonine protein kinase: MAAPCPHCGSTDGVDHLCSGQSLQLIGQVLDGRYKIESVLGQGGMGMVFRATQTSVQRPVAVKTLNPSLAAAPQFFERFRREAEIASRLRHPNVITIFDFGRAPDGTCYYVMELLQGESLKEVVKREGPMSLRRAVSLLEQATQGLAHAHAEGCVHRDLKPHNIMVQDLGGKDFVKVLDFGLVKALEAEEEEQLTSTGQVLGTPQYMPPEQAGGEAVDQRSDLYSMAGVLYFCLTGSSPFGANTVRKALTASLTQQVPAVNTKRQGAPVPAALDAFFKKALAPEKDDRFQSAQEFIDAMLDTVADLTPEQLDAMPSGGATSGVNERGSGSRPGSRAGRPVGSGSGVRPRAATSAGRGSTPSNIVVARSQAGAAVGGSGSQSRVRPPAPRGATPAPPPPPPPEPEPTGMSTGKKVALVAVPLVLLGIGAAVVFGGGGSGPQPIPPRVVEVAPDKPAQHPAEPSTTASTGNTAPSALVVTFNTTPPGAAIFEGDEQLGTTPIKLEMPRDKSHLLSFRLAGHKSEERTLNFSRVAGDTQTVDVTLEPIRAAAPPKPKGKPAPSGPEINVFE
- a CDS encoding pseudouridine-5'-phosphate glycosidase: MELRFSDEVRRARDEGKPIVALETSVVAQGLPYPDNLAAARACEEAVRRAGAVPAAIAVVDGEVCIGLEEAALRRLAEGKERLLKLGSRDLAVALATRASGGTTVSSTCELAAAAGIRVFATGGIGGVHRGASEHWDISQDISALARFPVAVVCAGAKSVLDLPKTMELLETAGVPVIGVGTDELPSFYSRESGLKLEHRVDDIATAARIARIRFETLGQGGGVLYTVPPPEETALPRGDVELHIASALAEAEQQGVRGKAVTPFLLSNLAKRSGGKTLKANLALLTNNARFAGQLAVAYARGD
- a CDS encoding ABC-F family ATP-binding cassette domain-containing protein — protein: MSLVIAQDLSLAYGKKVLFDADSFTLGPRDRVGLVGANGTGKSTLMKILAGVTQPDSGTLTYRRRARWGYLPQEIAGLPEGTVVEAVMSTVPGRDSLESRLAETEAALASAEDEEDQLELAQSLADLHAELDDFENRFGRHHAERILKGLGFKDTDLAKPTSALSGGWRMRAALAGLLLQDPDLLLLDEPTNHLDVPTLAWFDGFLKRSNKALVLISHDRDFLNRQINRVVSLELEGVREYAGNYDDYKRLRAEEKVLLQARAEKVEARRAELQGFIDRFGAKATKARQAQSRAKMIEKLEKVVVLEERATMKFRFPEVERSGRDVVTLENLTKRYGAQTVYDGLTGRVERGQRIAVVGANGAGKTTLLKMVAGELTPDTGTVTLGHNVVVGYYAQHHADKLDRHNTILEEVKPLAADKPESYVRAVLGAFLFSGDDVEKPIGVLSGGERARVALAKLLLVPSNFLLMDEPTNHLDLDSSEMLIEALKGYGGTLLFVSHNRSFINSLSTHVWEVADGKLTPHPGNLDDYLYHQEQQRLEAEAAAGGAAKGGADKALAGPMTEKERKRLEAEARQRRSAVEGPIKKEIAKLEEQIARVEGEQKEREAQLADPVLYNDFARAKPLMDAHREGKEALEDLYARWEAAQEKLAEASASLG